One window from the genome of Amycolatopsis sp. NBC_01480 encodes:
- a CDS encoding TetR/AcrR family transcriptional regulator, with protein MTGSERRQQLLNVARALFAEKGFDGTSVEEIAARANVSKPVVYEHFGGKEGIYAVVVDRETRVLLDRMVSTLHGGHPRVMLEQAAGALLGYVEDSHDGFRILVRDSPVASSTGTFSTVLNDIASQVEHILAQQFAARGYEEKLSAVYAQALVGMVALTGQWWLDARKPKRDEVAAHLVNLAWNGLSHLEHKPKLLG; from the coding sequence ATGACGGGCAGCGAGCGCAGGCAGCAATTGCTGAACGTGGCGCGGGCCCTGTTCGCGGAGAAGGGTTTCGACGGCACCTCGGTGGAGGAGATCGCGGCTCGCGCCAACGTCTCCAAGCCGGTGGTGTACGAGCATTTCGGTGGCAAGGAAGGCATCTACGCGGTGGTCGTGGACCGCGAGACGCGCGTCCTGCTCGACCGCATGGTCTCGACCCTGCACGGCGGCCACCCGCGGGTGATGCTGGAACAGGCGGCCGGCGCGTTGCTCGGCTACGTCGAGGACTCCCACGACGGCTTCCGCATCCTGGTCCGCGATTCCCCGGTGGCCAGCTCCACCGGCACGTTTTCCACTGTGCTGAACGACATCGCCAGCCAGGTGGAGCACATCCTCGCGCAGCAGTTCGCCGCGCGCGGGTACGAGGAGAAGCTTTCCGCGGTGTACGCCCAGGCTCTGGTCGGCATGGTCGCGCTGACCGGTCAGTGGTGGCTCGACGCCCGCAAGCCGAAGCGCGACGAAGTGGCGGCGCACCTGGTGAACCTGGCGTGGAACGGGTTGTCCCACTTGGAGCACAAGCCCAAACTGCTCGGTTGA
- a CDS encoding MmcQ/YjbR family DNA-binding protein, giving the protein MVTIDDVRQLARTLPRSTEALVRDRVKFRIGQIVYLAFSRDETTMGFAFPREQRDALVAGEPEKFLPPEPSDERFQWVRVRLAALEADEMAELVLDAWRMCVPKRVASAYLDGSAT; this is encoded by the coding sequence ATGGTGACCATCGACGACGTACGCCAGCTCGCACGGACCCTGCCGCGCAGCACCGAAGCGCTGGTCCGGGACCGGGTGAAGTTCCGCATCGGCCAGATCGTCTACCTGGCCTTCTCCCGCGACGAGACGACCATGGGCTTCGCCTTCCCGCGAGAGCAGCGGGACGCGCTGGTCGCGGGCGAGCCGGAGAAGTTCCTGCCGCCCGAGCCCTCCGACGAGCGCTTCCAGTGGGTCCGCGTGCGGCTCGCCGCGCTGGAGGCCGACGAGATGGCCGAGCTGGTCCTCGACGCGTGGCGGATGTGTGTGCCGAAACGCGTCGCCTCCGCGTATCTGGATGGTTCAGCGACCTGA
- a CDS encoding SDR family NAD(P)-dependent oxidoreductase translates to MSRDVVVTGGGTGIGYAVASRFARDGDRVTITGRREGVLTEAAALLGARAVVFDAADSTAVANALGELPETVDVLVNNAGGNTDFLREDDADLASLDLAWTANFRANVFTAALITSGLRDRLADHGRVITIGSIAAHTGGGSYGWAKAAVEAWNTDVGRMLGPRGITANVVAPGLIVDTEFFHGKLTDERRARLVGNTMTKRAGVPEDVADVVAFLASPAAGHVTGQVVHVNGGAHSGR, encoded by the coding sequence ATGAGTCGCGACGTCGTGGTGACCGGCGGGGGCACGGGAATCGGGTACGCGGTGGCTTCCCGGTTCGCCCGGGACGGCGACCGCGTGACGATCACCGGCCGCCGGGAGGGCGTGCTCACCGAGGCCGCGGCCCTGCTGGGCGCCCGGGCGGTGGTCTTCGACGCGGCCGATTCCACCGCGGTCGCGAACGCGCTGGGCGAGCTGCCCGAAACCGTCGACGTACTGGTCAACAATGCGGGCGGGAACACCGATTTCCTCCGTGAGGACGACGCCGACCTGGCCTCGCTCGACCTCGCCTGGACCGCGAACTTCCGGGCCAACGTGTTCACCGCCGCGCTGATCACCTCGGGCCTGCGCGACCGGCTCGCCGACCACGGCCGCGTGATCACCATCGGCTCCATCGCCGCGCACACCGGCGGCGGCTCGTACGGCTGGGCGAAAGCGGCCGTCGAGGCGTGGAACACCGACGTCGGCCGCATGCTCGGCCCGCGCGGCATCACCGCGAACGTGGTGGCCCCCGGCCTGATCGTCGACACGGAGTTCTTCCACGGCAAGCTCACCGACGAGCGCCGCGCCCGCCTGGTCGGCAACACGATGACCAAGCGCGCCGGCGTCCCGGAGGATGTCGCGGACGTCGTGGCGTTCCTCGCGAGCCCCGCCGCCGGGCACGTGACCGGGCAGGTGGTGCACGTCAACGGGGGCGCGCACTCAGGTCGCTGA
- a CDS encoding MarR family winged helix-turn-helix transcriptional regulator yields MSMDDRTREPENASSDEVDEIQRAWRREQPGAPVASIGVITRIWHIAKLLEDDRRATMLRLGVDASTRTLLSTLRRAGAPYRLTAGELAKRCRVSPGAISQQTARAEREGHVRRVKSTEDRRTVHVELTAAGHELIERTVTDLLEHEETLVSALTPAQRDQLADLLRLLLADLDRRADKDS; encoded by the coding sequence ATGTCCATGGACGACCGTACCCGCGAGCCGGAAAACGCGTCAAGCGACGAGGTCGACGAGATCCAGCGGGCGTGGCGGCGCGAGCAGCCGGGCGCGCCCGTGGCGTCGATCGGCGTCATCACGCGGATCTGGCACATCGCGAAGCTGCTGGAGGATGATCGGCGCGCGACCATGCTGCGGCTGGGCGTGGACGCGTCGACGCGGACGCTCCTGAGCACGCTGCGCCGCGCGGGGGCGCCGTACCGGCTGACGGCGGGCGAGCTGGCGAAGCGCTGCCGCGTCAGCCCCGGCGCCATTTCCCAGCAGACGGCCCGCGCCGAGCGCGAGGGGCACGTCCGCCGCGTCAAGTCCACAGAGGACCGTCGCACGGTGCACGTCGAGCTGACCGCGGCCGGGCACGAGCTGATCGAGCGCACCGTGACCGACCTGCTCGAACACGAGGAGACGCTGGTCTCGGCCCTCACCCCGGCCCAGCGCGACCAGCTGGCCGACCTGTTGCGCCTCCTGCTCGCCGACCTCGATCGCCGGGCCGACAAGGACTCGTGA
- a CDS encoding VOC family protein: MLRLGFPVIGVEDVKRAADFWTAALNLVETAEWESQTWRTLGHADGSGHALALMRSESPAEEKPRLHLDLLVDTAAEQEAEIERLLALGASHVDWADYPPKPDFVVLADPDGNRFCVVDLSSAPSGG; encoded by the coding sequence ATGCTGCGACTCGGTTTCCCCGTCATCGGGGTGGAAGACGTCAAGCGGGCGGCTGATTTCTGGACGGCTGCGCTGAACCTCGTCGAGACGGCGGAGTGGGAGAGCCAGACCTGGCGCACGCTCGGCCACGCCGACGGTTCCGGGCACGCGCTGGCCCTCATGCGCAGCGAGTCGCCCGCCGAGGAAAAGCCCCGCCTGCACCTCGATCTGCTGGTGGACACCGCGGCCGAACAGGAAGCCGAAATCGAGCGACTGCTGGCCCTCGGCGCGAGCCACGTCGACTGGGCGGACTACCCGCCGAAGCCGGACTTCGTGGTGCTGGCAGATCCGGACGGCAACCGGTTCTGCGTCGTCGACCTCAGCAGCGCGCCGTCCGGCGGCTGA
- a CDS encoding PQQ-dependent sugar dehydrogenase — MRLSVPALFATLVVLTAACSSPPGNAQTPPATTTTPAAGGFHVEEIASGLEHGWDIGFLPGGAMLVTQRPGRLALVRDGRTTEVRADFSDVLVQGEGGLMGLVLAADFASSREFTTCQTHQENGKAVDIRLVTWRLAEDDASAVKARDLLTGLPVNPSGRHSGCRPTLAPDGALLVGTGDTATAAVSQDRHRLGGKVLRIDAKTGEPLPDNPFFASADPNERRIWTYGHRNIQGVAIRPGTRQVITSEHGPAFDDEVNLIQRGGNYGWDPSKGGTDTSYDESVPMTDKKRFPDAISPLWTTGSITEATSGDAFLTGEQWGANNGALAVAALKGQKLLLLHLDAAANVTSVTLPKEFDDKFGRLRGVRSGPDGALYVTTSNGDNDKLLRVTPS, encoded by the coding sequence ATGCGCCTCTCCGTGCCAGCCCTGTTCGCGACGTTGGTGGTGCTCACCGCGGCCTGCTCCAGCCCGCCGGGCAACGCCCAGACGCCGCCGGCCACCACCACCACGCCGGCGGCCGGCGGCTTCCACGTCGAAGAGATCGCGAGCGGGCTGGAGCACGGCTGGGACATCGGCTTCCTGCCCGGCGGCGCCATGCTCGTCACGCAACGCCCGGGCCGGCTCGCGCTGGTGCGCGACGGCCGGACGACCGAGGTGCGCGCCGACTTCTCCGACGTCCTCGTCCAGGGTGAGGGCGGGCTGATGGGCCTGGTGCTGGCGGCGGACTTCGCGTCGTCGCGCGAGTTCACCACCTGCCAGACGCACCAGGAGAACGGCAAGGCCGTCGACATCCGGCTGGTCACCTGGCGGCTGGCCGAGGACGACGCCAGCGCGGTGAAGGCGCGCGACCTGCTCACCGGCCTGCCGGTGAACCCGAGCGGGCGCCACTCCGGCTGCCGCCCGACGCTGGCCCCGGACGGCGCGCTGCTCGTCGGCACCGGCGACACCGCGACCGCGGCGGTCTCGCAGGACCGGCACCGGCTCGGCGGCAAGGTGCTGCGGATCGACGCCAAGACCGGGGAACCGTTGCCGGACAACCCGTTCTTCGCCTCGGCCGATCCGAACGAGCGGCGGATCTGGACGTACGGGCACCGCAACATCCAGGGCGTCGCCATCCGCCCCGGCACCAGGCAGGTGATCACCTCGGAGCACGGGCCGGCGTTCGACGACGAGGTCAACCTGATCCAGCGCGGCGGCAACTACGGCTGGGACCCGTCCAAGGGCGGCACCGACACCTCGTATGACGAGAGCGTGCCGATGACGGACAAGAAGCGGTTCCCGGACGCCATCAGTCCACTGTGGACCACCGGCTCGATCACCGAGGCGACCAGCGGCGACGCGTTCCTCACCGGCGAGCAGTGGGGCGCGAACAACGGCGCGCTGGCCGTCGCGGCGCTCAAGGGCCAGAAGCTCCTGCTACTGCACCTCGACGCCGCCGCGAACGTCACGAGCGTGACCCTGCCCAAGGAGTTCGACGACAAGTTCGGCCGCCTCCGCGGCGTCCGCAGCGGCCCGGACGGCGCGCTCTACGTGACAACCTCCAACGGCGACAACGACAAACTGCTGCGCGTGACACCGTCATGA